A portion of the Candidatus Methylacidiphilales bacterium genome contains these proteins:
- a CDS encoding S41 family peptidase codes for MFRRIITLTGLLAAFATGVLVTLNWPGRPGLATPPAAPTATNPPAAPAAPVIQAEAPPAPLPAPVAEANLHPTAAEYPEIIDLLRAGYLESPALAGTPLNAETLPGVLERARDKIRLATNPTQGASPSTKTLLEMLPGGVAYWRPRSFDPPEIERLVREWSLWKSAKPNGVVIDLRFFTDPNNFTGAAPAAALFLSPGHQLFTVQGLNQPQRVFKSERQPLDLPSWMPILLLVNRDTRGAAEAFAWSLRQGAGALLVGQPTAGEGGLFRETRLKSGRFLRLATARALTADGTDLLASRLAPDLLAEATPEKEREAFLAAAKYGTATLLAEPEPLPRLNQDISSQVLNAEAEKKNQVPLADPVLKAACDAVAAIQIKRQPPASTSPLSSPPASTP; via the coding sequence ATGTTCCGCCGTATCATCACCCTCACCGGCCTGCTGGCCGCCTTCGCCACCGGCGTCCTGGTCACCCTGAACTGGCCTGGAAGGCCCGGGCTGGCCACGCCCCCGGCCGCACCAACCGCAACAAACCCGCCGGCGGCTCCGGCCGCTCCCGTGATCCAGGCCGAGGCACCGCCCGCTCCCCTGCCCGCCCCGGTGGCCGAGGCCAACCTGCACCCCACCGCTGCGGAGTACCCCGAAATCATCGACCTGCTCCGCGCCGGCTACCTGGAATCCCCCGCGCTCGCCGGGACACCCCTCAACGCCGAAACCCTCCCGGGCGTGTTGGAAAGAGCCCGCGATAAAATCCGTCTTGCGACCAACCCCACCCAGGGAGCCTCCCCCAGCACCAAAACCCTCCTCGAAATGCTGCCGGGCGGGGTGGCCTACTGGCGTCCCCGCTCGTTCGACCCCCCGGAAATCGAGCGCCTGGTACGTGAGTGGTCCCTGTGGAAAAGCGCCAAGCCCAACGGCGTGGTCATCGATCTCCGTTTCTTCACCGATCCCAACAACTTCACCGGGGCCGCCCCCGCCGCCGCCCTCTTCCTCAGCCCCGGTCACCAACTCTTCACCGTCCAGGGACTCAACCAACCCCAACGCGTCTTCAAATCCGAACGCCAGCCCCTCGACCTGCCCTCCTGGATGCCGATCCTCCTTTTGGTCAACCGCGACACCCGTGGGGCGGCGGAAGCCTTCGCCTGGTCCCTCCGCCAAGGGGCCGGAGCCCTGCTCGTCGGCCAGCCCACCGCCGGTGAGGGCGGACTCTTCCGCGAAACCCGCTTGAAATCCGGGCGCTTCCTGCGCCTCGCCACCGCTCGCGCCCTCACCGCCGATGGCACCGATTTGTTGGCCTCCCGACTGGCCCCGGACCTGCTGGCCGAAGCGACCCCGGAGAAGGAACGCGAGGCCTTTCTAGCCGCTGCCAAATACGGAACCGCCACCCTTCTGGCCGAACCCGAGCCCCTGCCCCGTCTCAACCAGGACATCAGCAGCCAGGTCCTGAATGCCGAAGCCGAGAAAAAGAACCAGGTCCCGCTCGCCGATCCGGTGCTCAAGGCGGCCTGCGACGCCGTGGCGGCCATCCAGATCAAACGGCAGCCGCCCGCCTCAACCTCCCCACTCTCCTCCCCTCCGGCTTCCACCCCCTGA
- a CDS encoding serine hydroxymethyltransferase, translating to MRLLFVCTGNICRSPMAEGIARELTKDDPTIRVKSAGIGAVGGQSPSTHSVSVMAELDIDISRLRSQPVTRELVDGADAILVMTYGHLDNMLMLYPQAAEKTFLIREFEDHLPADEREVDDPIGQSEAVYRRTRDQIYRATEAALRALLKNRPKPSPATSTTPTSLRLALGADHGGFTLKSRLLQDLQRAGHTVSDLGTHSAETADYPDIAAALARELLAGRADRGILIGKSGIGMSIVANRFPGIRAALVHHEDAARASREHHDANVLCLAANELTPRQASRMIDLWLNTPFSGGRHSRRLEKMDTLKTSTAPASQVPSLAASDPAIAALIGHEHLRQKQNIELIASENFTSRAVMEAQGSCLTNKYAEGYPKKRWYGGCEYVDEVEQLAIDRAKQLFGAEHANVQPHSGSQANFAVYTSVLQPGDKILGMNLSHGGHLTHGNPANFSGKLYQFVQYGVRQDTGLIDYDELAAVAVREKPKMITVGASAYSRIIDFARMGEIARSVGAYLFADIAHIAGLVAAGIHPSPVPHADFVTTTTHKTLRGPRGGLILCRADHAKGIDSAMFPGAQGGPLMHVIAAKAVCFQEALAPAFKAYQQQVVRNAKALAEGMKKNGYTIFSGGTDNHLMLVDLQPKGVTGKEAQEALDLAGITCNKNAVPYDTQSPFKGGGIRLGTPAVTTRGMKEEEMFQIADWIHEGIEHRTDTAALQAIARKVHAFTEQFPLPY from the coding sequence ATGCGCCTGCTCTTCGTTTGCACCGGCAACATCTGCCGCAGCCCCATGGCCGAAGGCATTGCGCGCGAATTGACCAAGGACGATCCGACCATCCGGGTCAAATCGGCCGGTATCGGGGCAGTCGGCGGCCAGAGTCCCAGCACCCATTCCGTCAGTGTCATGGCGGAACTCGACATCGACATCTCCCGCCTGCGCAGCCAGCCCGTGACCCGGGAACTGGTTGACGGCGCCGACGCCATCCTGGTCATGACCTACGGTCATCTCGACAACATGCTCATGCTCTACCCCCAGGCCGCGGAGAAAACGTTCCTCATCCGCGAGTTCGAGGATCATCTCCCGGCCGACGAACGCGAGGTCGACGACCCCATCGGCCAGTCGGAGGCCGTTTACCGCCGCACCCGCGACCAAATCTACCGCGCGACCGAGGCCGCCCTCCGTGCGCTGCTGAAAAACCGCCCCAAGCCTTCCCCTGCCACTTCCACAACCCCCACTTCCCTGCGCCTCGCGCTCGGTGCCGACCATGGCGGATTCACCCTCAAATCACGGCTCCTGCAGGATTTGCAGCGCGCCGGACACACCGTCAGCGACCTCGGGACCCACTCCGCGGAAACCGCCGACTACCCGGATATCGCCGCCGCCCTGGCCCGCGAACTCCTGGCCGGCCGGGCCGACCGTGGCATCCTGATCGGGAAATCCGGCATCGGCATGAGCATCGTGGCCAACCGCTTCCCCGGCATCCGAGCTGCCCTTGTCCACCACGAGGACGCCGCCCGCGCCAGCCGCGAGCACCACGATGCCAACGTGCTCTGTCTGGCTGCAAATGAATTGACCCCCCGTCAAGCCTCACGCATGATTGACCTTTGGCTCAACACGCCCTTTTCGGGCGGAAGACACTCCCGGAGACTCGAAAAAATGGACACCCTCAAAACCTCGACCGCACCCGCCTCCCAAGTCCCCTCCCTCGCCGCATCCGATCCTGCCATCGCCGCCCTCATCGGCCACGAACACCTCCGCCAAAAACAGAACATCGAGCTCATCGCCTCGGAAAATTTCACTTCCCGCGCGGTCATGGAAGCCCAGGGCTCCTGCCTGACCAACAAATACGCCGAGGGCTACCCCAAGAAACGCTGGTACGGCGGCTGCGAGTATGTCGATGAAGTCGAGCAACTCGCCATCGACCGGGCGAAACAACTCTTCGGGGCCGAACACGCCAACGTCCAGCCCCACTCCGGTTCCCAGGCCAATTTTGCCGTCTACACTTCCGTTCTCCAGCCCGGCGACAAGATCCTCGGCATGAACCTCAGCCACGGCGGCCACCTCACCCATGGCAACCCGGCCAACTTCTCCGGCAAGCTCTACCAGTTCGTCCAATACGGCGTCCGCCAGGACACCGGTCTCATCGACTACGACGAACTCGCCGCCGTGGCCGTGCGCGAGAAACCGAAAATGATCACCGTCGGCGCCAGCGCCTACTCCCGCATCATCGACTTCGCCCGCATGGGCGAGATCGCCCGCTCCGTCGGCGCCTATCTCTTCGCCGACATCGCCCACATCGCCGGCCTTGTTGCCGCCGGCATCCACCCCTCGCCCGTCCCGCACGCCGACTTCGTCACCACCACCACCCACAAGACCCTCCGCGGTCCGCGCGGCGGCCTCATCCTCTGCCGTGCCGACCACGCCAAAGGCATCGACTCCGCCATGTTCCCGGGCGCCCAGGGCGGTCCGCTCATGCATGTCATTGCCGCCAAGGCCGTCTGCTTCCAAGAGGCCCTCGCTCCCGCGTTCAAGGCCTACCAACAACAGGTCGTCCGCAACGCCAAGGCCCTCGCCGAAGGCATGAAGAAAAATGGCTACACCATCTTCTCCGGCGGCACCGACAACCACCTCATGCTCGTCGACCTCCAACCCAAGGGCGTCACCGGCAAAGAGGCCCAGGAGGCCCTCGACCTCGCCGGCATCACCTGCAACAAGAATGCCGTCCCCTACGACACCCAGTCCCCCTTCAAGGGCGGCGGCATCCGCCTCGGCACCCCCGCCGTCACCACCCGCGGGATGAAGGAGGAGGAGATGTTCCAGATCGCCGACTGGATCCATGAGGGCATCGAGCACCGCACGGATACGGCCGCGCTCCAAGCCATCGCCCGGAAAGTCCACGCTTTCACGGAGCAGTTCCCGCTGCCCTATTGA
- a CDS encoding autotransporter domain-containing protein produces MSAASITWGNATAISGNSDVSTSGTLVGAFNMGLTGVSSTTVNGVTFNAFPFSVGGTTATSGNFTFSGDFFSANNTLTTVANPFASLTSEYRTLLSSIAGNNNTSNLTLSMSGLSTGSTYQYQSWYNLSPFNGVSFNATLTSGNVVTLSQKTPTTTDGQLGQFVLGRFTADASSQSIIYNGIAIGPSSSNGLNAFQLRNITPASAFWKGDVNSTWNTLNGTNTNWATAQNGTTDTTVLPGPTTDVTFSSDNSGNKTTTLGSNFTIKSLTVNDAAAVTIGGANTLTITDNQAITVNNGAGLLTINATGLVLSGATPTIAVNGASTTALISSGLGSGTASLTKTGNGTLTLNGTNTYAGNTTVRNGTLAVNSGGSINHSSANLTVGLSSGDNATLSIGTGGSVSAFRGLLGFDGGATGTASVSGGNLTLADELYVGTTGNGVLNLSNGTVSNTKAFIGVNSPSVSSANVTGGVWNNSGELTVGYGGRGSLAISGTGTVNSAGAFLGYLDASDGNTVTISGPGASWNSTNTFYLGHDGSNNTVTVSSGALLANGNADFLIGSNEASDNNLLTVTGNGSRFTSNGTFYVGRSGTGNQFEVFAGGNATSRNVRIGGGTGSVATTENNRATVDGAGSLWNVSGTMRVGSNGDNSSLTVSNGGRVNVTGNTFVGYDAVSQNNLVRVTGNGSTLSVNALTIGRAGSNNTVSVEAGGNLTATNIILGELSGGSGALQISGDGRVVNTNTFAGNATNTTATLSVTDNSVWQMTQNLYLGYNGNATLAITGNGSVSNEFGTIGTLAGSVGNVTVSGGFWVNTQNLTVGLSGSGSLAISGNGSVSNITGSIGSETGSFGNVTVSGGNWTNSGSLFVGGNGTGLLTLSGNGIVQSLSTRLGFGTNGNGTMNLNGGLLLTGQVLEGSGNGTITFNGGTLRLTGNQSALFSGFDSGDITIEDGGGTIDTQSFDVATSAGFSGTGAAFLNKIGTGTFTMTGTHSFTGVTNVDQGTLLFNGTTGSLFNVSSGATLGGNGTINAPVNVLSGGTLAPGGSAGNSTGVLSVGELRLNPGSNTRIEINGLNPGTEHDQIQVTGNADLDGTLDLLFGFAPTVGDRFTLITAGNFTLSGNATQGFDTITTTGLGATLKTTVEIDPTNFDIVIDLLQGDFRPFAGTPNQQAIAAALDELSRGGTIQDLIDYLNSLPEEDLPGAFDLISAEELAALANTGFANTRGVFNLLQNRIREIQNGQQFSGNGLTLWDNSRQFQQSLLAGTQMVDGLQVYQPKIDDKRLGFFVSGQGVFGDVDGDGNGDQYDFTTGGMIVGSDYRLTPSTAIGLYAGYQGSTSQTSTDSETKSDSAKFGAYGSWWHEKGSWLSANIGGGVHGYDSERVSVGGIASGTTGGREINAQLAFGHDFKAGKNKEWTFGPEADVAYTRIWIDGFTESGSLAPLAIEDQEADSLRTTLAWKVSYDWQIEKLTLRPYGRLGWQHEFMDDQQGIGARFAGGGGSVFTVQSPDVARDSIVAGAGLQILFSETISAWMGYNAEANQDYEVHSVNGSFSVRF; encoded by the coding sequence TTGTCGGCAGCCAGCATCACCTGGGGAAACGCGACCGCGATTTCGGGTAATTCGGACGTCAGCACGAGTGGCACCTTGGTGGGGGCTTTCAACATGGGTTTGACGGGTGTCTCTTCCACCACGGTCAATGGGGTCACCTTCAATGCCTTCCCCTTCAGCGTGGGGGGAACCACCGCAACCTCGGGAAATTTCACCTTTTCGGGAGATTTCTTTTCGGCGAACAATACGCTCACCACCGTAGCCAACCCGTTTGCCAGCCTGACCTCCGAGTACAGAACCCTGCTTTCCAGTATCGCCGGGAATAACAATACCTCCAACCTGACCCTTTCCATGTCCGGCCTGAGCACGGGCTCCACCTACCAGTATCAGTCCTGGTACAACCTCTCTCCTTTTAACGGTGTCTCCTTCAACGCCACCCTGACCAGTGGAAACGTCGTGACGCTCAGCCAAAAGACGCCCACGACGACAGACGGTCAACTCGGTCAGTTCGTCCTTGGACGGTTCACCGCCGATGCCTCCAGTCAGAGCATTATCTACAACGGCATTGCCATCGGCCCGAGTTCATCCAACGGCCTGAATGCGTTCCAGCTCCGCAACATCACCCCTGCTTCCGCCTTCTGGAAGGGCGATGTCAACAGCACATGGAACACCCTCAACGGCACCAATACCAATTGGGCCACGGCCCAGAATGGCACCACCGACACCACGGTGCTTCCCGGACCGACCACGGATGTGACTTTTTCCTCTGACAATTCCGGCAACAAAACCACCACGCTCGGCTCGAATTTCACGATCAAAAGCCTGACCGTCAATGACGCGGCCGCAGTGACCATTGGGGGCGCGAACACCCTGACCATTACCGACAATCAGGCCATCACTGTGAACAATGGGGCCGGCCTGCTCACCATCAACGCCACCGGCCTCGTGCTCAGTGGCGCCACGCCTACCATCGCGGTGAATGGGGCTTCCACCACCGCACTGATCAGCAGCGGACTGGGCTCGGGCACGGCCAGCCTGACCAAAACGGGCAACGGCACGCTCACCCTCAACGGGACCAACACCTATGCTGGCAATACCACCGTCCGCAACGGCACCCTGGCCGTCAACAGCGGCGGCTCTATCAACCACAGCTCGGCCAACCTGACTGTCGGCCTCAGCTCCGGCGACAACGCCACCCTCAGCATCGGCACCGGCGGCTCGGTTTCCGCTTTCCGCGGCCTCCTCGGTTTCGATGGCGGCGCCACCGGCACGGCCTCGGTCTCCGGCGGCAACCTCACCCTGGCCGATGAACTCTACGTCGGCACCACCGGCAACGGCGTCCTCAACCTCTCCAACGGCACGGTCAGCAACACCAAGGCCTTCATCGGCGTCAACAGCCCCTCGGTCAGCAGCGCCAACGTCACCGGCGGTGTGTGGAACAACAGCGGCGAGCTCACCGTCGGTTACGGCGGGCGCGGCTCACTTGCCATCAGCGGCACCGGCACGGTCAACAGCGCCGGGGCATTCTTGGGTTATCTGGACGCCTCCGACGGCAATACGGTCACCATCTCCGGCCCGGGAGCCTCTTGGAACAGCACCAACACCTTCTATCTCGGCCACGACGGATCGAACAACACCGTCACCGTTTCTTCGGGCGCTCTCCTGGCCAACGGCAACGCCGACTTCCTCATCGGCTCCAATGAGGCTTCGGACAACAATCTGCTCACCGTCACCGGAAATGGTTCCCGCTTCACCAGCAACGGAACCTTCTACGTCGGCCGCAGCGGCACCGGCAACCAATTTGAAGTGTTCGCCGGGGGCAACGCCACCAGCCGCAACGTCCGCATTGGTGGCGGCACCGGCTCCGTCGCCACCACCGAAAACAACCGCGCCACCGTCGATGGGGCCGGATCGCTCTGGAACGTTTCCGGCACGATGCGCGTCGGCTCCAATGGCGACAACTCAAGCCTGACCGTTTCCAATGGCGGTCGGGTCAACGTCACGGGCAACACGTTTGTCGGCTACGATGCGGTTTCGCAGAACAACCTCGTGCGTGTCACGGGCAATGGCTCGACCCTGTCGGTCAACGCGTTGACCATCGGGCGCGCGGGTTCCAACAACACGGTCAGCGTGGAAGCGGGCGGCAACCTCACCGCCACCAACATCATCCTCGGCGAACTCTCCGGTGGCTCGGGGGCCCTCCAGATCAGCGGCGACGGCCGGGTGGTCAATACGAACACATTTGCCGGCAACGCCACCAACACCACCGCCACGCTCTCCGTGACGGACAATAGCGTCTGGCAGATGACGCAAAATTTGTATCTGGGCTACAATGGCAACGCCACCCTGGCGATCACTGGCAATGGTTCGGTTTCCAATGAATTCGGCACGATCGGGACCCTTGCTGGTTCGGTTGGGAACGTCACCGTCAGCGGAGGTTTCTGGGTCAATACACAGAACCTGACTGTGGGTCTCTCGGGCAGCGGCTCCCTGGCGATCAGCGGCAATGGTTCGGTTTCCAACATCACGGGCAGCATCGGATCTGAGACGGGATCTTTCGGGAACGTGACCGTCAGCGGCGGGAACTGGACCAACAGTGGTTCACTCTTTGTGGGTGGCAACGGCACCGGCTTGCTCACTTTGAGTGGCAATGGCATCGTCCAGTCGCTCTCCACGCGCCTCGGTTTTGGCACCAATGGTAACGGCACGATGAATTTGAACGGAGGCCTGTTGCTCACCGGTCAGGTCTTGGAAGGTTCCGGCAACGGCACCATCACTTTCAACGGCGGCACACTCCGCCTGACGGGCAACCAGAGCGCGCTCTTCTCTGGCTTTGATTCCGGTGATATCACCATCGAAGACGGGGGCGGGACGATCGACACGCAATCGTTCGATGTCGCCACCAGCGCCGGGTTCAGCGGCACCGGCGCGGCCTTCCTGAACAAGATCGGCACAGGCACTTTCACCATGACCGGCACGCATTCCTTCACCGGGGTGACCAACGTCGACCAAGGCACTCTCTTGTTCAATGGCACCACGGGCTCGCTCTTCAACGTTTCCAGCGGGGCCACCTTGGGCGGCAACGGCACCATCAACGCTCCCGTCAACGTCCTCAGCGGCGGCACGCTCGCCCCCGGCGGCAGCGCCGGCAACAGCACCGGCGTCCTCAGCGTCGGCGAGCTGCGACTTAACCCCGGTTCCAACACCCGGATCGAGATCAATGGCCTGAACCCCGGCACCGAGCATGACCAAATCCAAGTCACCGGCAACGCCGACTTGGACGGCACGCTGGATCTCCTCTTCGGCTTCGCCCCGACCGTGGGCGATCGCTTCACCCTCATCACCGCGGGCAACTTCACCCTCTCGGGCAACGCCACCCAGGGCTTCGACACCATCACCACCACCGGCCTGGGAGCGACCCTCAAGACCACCGTCGAGATCGACCCGACCAACTTCGACATCGTCATCGACCTGCTGCAAGGTGACTTCCGGCCCTTCGCTGGCACGCCCAACCAGCAGGCCATCGCCGCCGCTCTGGATGAACTCTCCCGCGGCGGGACAATCCAGGATCTGATCGACTACCTCAACTCCCTGCCCGAAGAAGATCTCCCCGGAGCCTTTGATCTGATTTCAGCGGAAGAACTGGCCGCTCTGGCCAACACCGGCTTTGCCAACACCCGCGGGGTGTTCAACCTGCTGCAGAACCGCATCCGCGAAATCCAAAACGGCCAGCAGTTCTCCGGCAACGGCCTGACTCTGTGGGACAACAGCCGCCAGTTCCAGCAGAGCCTGCTCGCCGGGACCCAGATGGTCGATGGCCTTCAGGTCTATCAGCCCAAGATCGACGACAAACGCCTGGGCTTCTTCGTCTCCGGCCAAGGGGTCTTCGGGGACGTGGACGGCGACGGCAACGGCGACCAATACGACTTCACCACCGGGGGTATGATCGTGGGCAGCGACTACCGCCTGACCCCCAGCACCGCCATCGGCCTCTACGCCGGTTACCAGGGCAGCACCTCCCAAACCAGCACCGACAGCGAAACCAAGAGCGACTCGGCCAAGTTCGGGGCTTATGGATCCTGGTGGCATGAAAAGGGCAGCTGGCTCTCGGCCAACATCGGCGGCGGCGTCCATGGCTACGACAGCGAACGGGTCTCTGTCGGCGGCATCGCCAGCGGCACCACCGGTGGCCGGGAAATCAACGCCCAACTGGCTTTCGGACATGACTTCAAAGCCGGTAAGAACAAAGAATGGACCTTCGGCCCTGAGGCCGACGTGGCTTATACCCGCATCTGGATTGATGGGTTCACCGAAAGCGGATCGCTGGCCCCCCTGGCCATCGAAGACCAGGAAGCCGATTCCCTGCGTACGACCCTGGCGTGGAAGGTGAGCTACGACTGGCAGATCGAGAAGCTGACCCTGCGTCCGTATGGACGCTTGGGATGGCAGCACGAGTTCATGGACGACCAACAAGGCATCGGCGCCCGCTTTGCCGGGGGTGGGGGATCGGTCTTCACCGTCCAGAGCCCAGATGTGGCCCGGGACAGCATCGTGGCCGGAGCGGGATTGCAGATCCTCTTCAGCGAAACGATCAGCGCCTGGATGGGCTACAACGCCGAAGCCAACCAGGATTACGAAGTCCACAGCGTCAACGGTTCCTTCAGCGTGCGGTTCTGA
- the leuA gene encoding 2-isopropylmalate synthase, whose amino-acid sequence MFSETCKKYRPFPQVPLPNRQWPGRTLSQAPQWCSVDLRDGNQALINPMNVAQKLELFQTLVGVGFKQIEVGFPSASNTEFEFNRRLIEEKRIPDDVAIQVLVQAREDLIERTVESLVGAKKVIIHLYNSTSPAQRRVVFGLDKPDIVKIATRGTQWVKDRLPRLAAGGTEVVFQYSPESFSLTEVEFSLEVCEAVMDVWQPTPEKKIILNLPDTVEAAMPNVYADQIEWIATHLTRRDSAVISVHTHNDRGTGVAATELALLAGAERVEGTLFGNGERTGNLDIVTVAMNLYMHGIDPQLDFSNIPAVREAYERCTGMEVPPRHPYGGDLVFTAFSGSHQDAIKKGLAEHARVGGIWDVPYLAIDPHDIGREYKEVIRVNSQSGKGGIAYLLENEHGLVLPRALQVEFGKIANDAVDRLGREVSSSELKDLFWKEYIERRAPYELVHFHADGVKGEIACRASLVKDGREHHVTGQGNGPIAAFVDALIRDGAPSFEVTAYAEHSLGAGSEASAIAYIQIKDRDGRATYGAGIDTSIEFASIKAVLSALNRI is encoded by the coding sequence ATGTTTTCAGAAACCTGCAAAAAATACCGGCCCTTTCCCCAGGTGCCGCTGCCGAACCGCCAGTGGCCCGGCCGCACGCTGAGCCAAGCCCCCCAGTGGTGCAGCGTCGACCTGCGCGACGGCAACCAAGCCCTGATCAACCCGATGAATGTGGCCCAGAAACTGGAGCTCTTCCAGACCCTGGTCGGCGTCGGCTTCAAACAGATCGAAGTCGGCTTCCCCTCGGCCTCCAACACGGAGTTCGAATTCAACCGCCGCCTCATCGAGGAAAAGCGTATCCCCGACGATGTGGCCATCCAAGTCTTGGTCCAGGCCCGCGAGGACCTCATCGAACGCACCGTGGAATCCCTGGTCGGGGCCAAGAAGGTCATCATCCACTTGTACAATTCGACTTCGCCCGCCCAGCGCCGGGTGGTCTTCGGCTTGGACAAGCCGGACATCGTCAAGATCGCCACCCGCGGCACCCAATGGGTCAAGGACCGCCTGCCCAGGCTGGCCGCTGGCGGCACCGAGGTCGTCTTCCAGTATTCTCCGGAAAGCTTTTCCCTGACCGAGGTGGAGTTCTCGCTGGAGGTTTGTGAGGCGGTCATGGACGTCTGGCAACCCACGCCGGAAAAAAAGATCATCCTCAACCTGCCCGACACCGTCGAGGCGGCCATGCCCAATGTCTACGCCGACCAGATCGAGTGGATCGCCACCCACCTGACCCGGCGTGATTCCGCCGTGATCAGCGTGCACACCCACAATGACCGCGGCACCGGCGTGGCCGCCACCGAACTGGCCCTGCTGGCCGGGGCCGAACGCGTCGAGGGCACGCTCTTCGGCAACGGCGAACGGACCGGGAACCTGGACATCGTCACCGTGGCGATGAACTTGTACATGCACGGCATCGATCCCCAACTGGATTTCTCCAACATCCCCGCCGTGCGCGAAGCCTACGAGCGTTGCACCGGCATGGAGGTCCCCCCGCGCCACCCCTACGGTGGCGACCTCGTCTTCACCGCCTTCTCCGGTTCGCACCAGGACGCGATCAAGAAGGGCCTGGCCGAACATGCCCGGGTTGGCGGGATCTGGGATGTTCCCTATCTGGCCATTGATCCCCATGACATCGGGCGCGAATACAAGGAAGTCATCCGCGTCAACAGCCAGTCCGGCAAGGGCGGGATCGCATACCTGCTGGAGAACGAACACGGCCTGGTCCTGCCCCGCGCGCTCCAGGTGGAGTTCGGGAAGATCGCCAACGACGCCGTCGACCGCCTGGGCCGCGAAGTCAGTTCGAGTGAATTGAAAGACCTATTCTGGAAGGAATACATCGAGCGGCGCGCCCCGTATGAACTGGTTCATTTTCATGCCGATGGCGTTAAGGGCGAGATCGCCTGCCGGGCCTCCCTGGTCAAGGACGGGCGGGAGCACCACGTCACCGGGCAGGGCAACGGGCCCATCGCTGCCTTCGTCGACGCCCTGATCCGGGACGGGGCCCCGTCCTTCGAAGTCACGGCCTACGCCGAGCATTCCTTGGGGGCGGGCAGCGAGGCCAGTGCCATCGCCTACATCCAGATCAAGGACCGGGACGGACGGGCCACCTACGGGGCCGGGATCGACACCAGCATCGAGTTCGCCTCGATCAAGGCCGTGCTCAGCGCCCTGAACCGGATCTGA
- a CDS encoding RNA-binding protein has protein sequence MRLSFPNADKATPGSLVSNHIMEEHNRSRGPRGPRRGGPRRGGRYDRGPRGPRSEAPRKKKNPILAFFAKLFGGDKKTAPANGHATGERRPRPDRPDRARTNGHSAAGTDEATSRVSGSTAAALAEANPEVSNEKLYIGNLSYDASESDLFDLFSKVGTVKNVEIVRDKSGRSKGFGFVEMNTIESAKEASAKNHRTDFMGRPLVVAGAKK, from the coding sequence TTGCGGTTATCGTTCCCCAACGCCGACAAAGCCACCCCCGGATCCCTGGTCTCCAACCACATCATGGAAGAACACAACCGATCCCGCGGCCCCCGCGGACCCCGTCGCGGCGGACCCCGTCGCGGTGGACGTTACGACCGCGGCCCCCGCGGTCCCCGCAGCGAAGCCCCCCGTAAGAAAAAGAACCCCATCCTGGCCTTCTTCGCCAAGCTCTTCGGCGGCGACAAGAAGACTGCCCCAGCCAACGGCCACGCCACCGGTGAACGCCGTCCCCGTCCGGACCGCCCCGACCGTGCCCGCACCAACGGCCACAGCGCCGCAGGCACCGATGAAGCCACCTCCCGTGTCTCCGGTTCCACCGCCGCCGCCCTGGCCGAAGCCAATCCCGAAGTGAGCAACGAGAAGCTCTACATCGGCAACCTGTCCTACGACGCCTCCGAGAGCGATCTCTTCGACCTCTTCTCCAAAGTGGGAACGGTCAAGAACGTCGAGATCGTGCGCGACAAGTCGGGACGCTCCAAAGGCTTCGGCTTCGTCGAGATGAACACCATCGAGTCGGCCAAGGAAGCCTCGGCCAAGAACCACCGCACCGACTTCATGGGTCGTCCCCTTGTCGTCGCTGGTGCTAAAAAATAA